A window of the Cystobacter fuscus genome harbors these coding sequences:
- a CDS encoding sensor histidine kinase, translating to MMHRTTPPGLPSDMDIEKMSRASRMDWLSGGGEMGELIRSMDWSATPLGPVESWPQSLRTTVSLCLSSTFPLLIAWGPERVQIYNDAYRPICGAKHPQSMGQRFNECWASALPAVGAVVDRAQAGTGSYLENLPMILDRYGYLEEAFMTFSFSPIRDESGNVGGLFHPITETTDKMLSSRRTQALQHLAARLGDVKSLAEVGERLSQAAGESVLDLPFLLYYQFDEAGRHARLLGGTGLAPDSVARPAELDLGGPDEPCWPLARVLESRRMERVEDLRSRFGAWICEPYEEPPHQALLIPLLPVGAASPTGCLVAGISVRRALDASYRAFYELLGNTVTTALTNVRAHEEEQKRAAALAEIDRAKTAFFSNVSHEFRTPLTLMLGPLEDSLADLQEPLSDGQRQRQQLIHRNGLRLLKLVNSLLDFSRIEAGRVQASYRPTDLSQLTVDLASAFESAMAQAGLTYTVTAPSLPEPVYVDTDFWEKIVLNLISNAFKFTLKGGVDVQLTPREGRVRLTVRDTGTGIPEAEMPRLFERFHRVETTRGRTYEGTGIGLALVQELVRLQGGSLRAESVEGQGSAFHVELPFGHAHLDPSRVDPRDKPLGSQSLSAAFAEEALRWLPDAVEGPPAPAPVTPQEPVSPSCSSSSSSASSATICAVPSRPSSCRRN from the coding sequence ATGATGCACCGCACGACGCCCCCCGGCCTCCCGTCGGACATGGACATCGAGAAGATGTCGCGAGCCTCCCGCATGGATTGGCTGTCGGGCGGTGGGGAGATGGGCGAGCTCATCCGATCCATGGATTGGTCCGCCACGCCCCTGGGTCCCGTCGAGTCCTGGCCCCAGAGCTTGCGCACCACCGTCAGCCTCTGCCTGTCCTCCACCTTCCCCCTCCTGATCGCCTGGGGACCCGAGCGCGTGCAGATCTACAACGACGCCTACCGCCCCATCTGCGGCGCCAAACACCCCCAATCCATGGGGCAGCGCTTCAACGAGTGCTGGGCCTCGGCGCTTCCCGCCGTCGGGGCCGTGGTCGACCGGGCCCAGGCGGGCACCGGCTCGTACCTCGAGAACCTGCCCATGATCCTCGACCGGTACGGCTACCTGGAGGAGGCATTCATGACCTTCTCCTTCAGCCCCATCCGCGACGAGTCGGGAAACGTCGGCGGCCTCTTCCACCCCATCACCGAGACCACCGACAAGATGCTCAGCTCCCGGAGGACCCAGGCGCTGCAACACCTCGCCGCGCGGCTCGGCGACGTGAAGTCCCTGGCCGAGGTGGGCGAGCGGCTGAGCCAGGCCGCCGGGGAGTCCGTGCTCGATCTGCCCTTCCTGCTCTACTACCAGTTCGACGAGGCGGGCCGGCATGCCCGGCTGCTCGGAGGCACCGGGCTCGCGCCGGACAGCGTGGCCCGGCCGGCCGAGCTCGATCTCGGGGGCCCGGACGAGCCGTGCTGGCCGCTGGCCCGGGTGCTGGAATCGCGGCGGATGGAGCGGGTGGAGGATCTGCGGAGCCGGTTCGGCGCCTGGATCTGCGAGCCCTACGAGGAGCCTCCCCATCAGGCACTGCTCATTCCCCTGCTGCCGGTGGGCGCGGCCTCCCCCACCGGGTGCCTGGTGGCGGGCATCAGCGTGCGGCGCGCCCTGGACGCGAGCTACCGCGCCTTCTACGAGCTGCTGGGCAACACCGTGACGACCGCCCTCACCAACGTCCGGGCGCACGAGGAGGAGCAGAAGCGCGCCGCGGCCCTCGCCGAGATCGATCGCGCCAAGACGGCCTTCTTCTCCAACGTGTCCCACGAGTTCCGCACGCCCCTGACCCTGATGCTGGGGCCGCTGGAGGACTCGCTGGCGGATCTCCAGGAGCCGCTGTCCGACGGGCAGCGCCAGCGGCAGCAGCTCATCCACCGCAACGGCCTGCGGCTGCTCAAGCTCGTCAACTCCCTGCTGGACTTCTCCCGCATCGAGGCGGGCCGGGTCCAGGCCAGCTACCGGCCCACCGACCTGTCCCAGCTCACCGTGGACCTGGCGAGCGCCTTCGAGTCGGCGATGGCCCAGGCGGGACTCACGTACACCGTCACGGCGCCCTCCCTCCCCGAGCCCGTCTACGTGGACACCGACTTCTGGGAGAAGATCGTCCTCAACCTCATCTCCAACGCCTTCAAGTTCACCCTGAAGGGCGGCGTCGACGTCCAGCTCACCCCGCGCGAGGGCCGGGTACGGTTGACGGTGCGGGATACCGGAACCGGCATTCCCGAGGCCGAGATGCCTCGTCTGTTCGAGCGCTTCCACCGCGTGGAGACCACCCGGGGCCGCACCTACGAGGGCACGGGCATCGGACTGGCGCTGGTGCAGGAGCTGGTGAGGTTGCAGGGCGGCTCGCTCCGCGCGGAGAGCGTGGAGGGACAGGGCAGCGCGTTCCATGTCGAGCTGCCCTTCGGCCATGCCCACCTGGATCCCTCGCGCGTCGATCCGCGCGACAAACCCCTGGGCTCGCAATCCTTGAGCGCGGCCTTCGCCGAGGAGGCGCTGCGCTGGTTGCCCGATGCGGTGGAAGGCCCCCCTGCCCCGGCGCCCGTCACCCCGCAAGAGCCCGTCTCCCCGTCGTGCTCGAGCAGCAGCTCATCGGCATCGTCAGCCACGATCTGCGCAGTCCCATCTCGGCCATCGTCATGTCGACGCAACTGA
- a CDS encoding sensor histidine kinase: MLEQQLIGIVSHDLRSPISAIVMSTQLMLRRMDLDEKTAKMAARIQTSAERANRMIRDLLDFTQARLGGGLRIERAPTALHDIVWHAVEEVKLAHSEREFLLDMDEMPTGEWDADRLSQVVINLVTNAVKYSPVPSPVHIQVRKRTHQALIEVHNGGEPISPALLPLLFEPLQRGGQSVDKAGRSIGLGLYIVEQIVRAHGGTVSVQSTIQSGTTFSVHLPLQV, from the coding sequence GTGCTCGAGCAGCAGCTCATCGGCATCGTCAGCCACGATCTGCGCAGTCCCATCTCGGCCATCGTCATGTCGACGCAACTGATGCTGCGCCGCATGGACCTGGACGAGAAGACGGCGAAGATGGCCGCGCGCATCCAGACCAGCGCGGAGCGTGCCAACCGGATGATCCGCGACCTGCTCGACTTCACCCAGGCCCGGCTGGGCGGGGGTCTGCGCATCGAGCGCGCGCCCACGGCGCTGCATGACATCGTCTGGCACGCCGTGGAGGAGGTGAAGCTCGCGCATTCCGAGCGCGAGTTCCTCCTCGACATGGACGAGATGCCCACCGGCGAGTGGGACGCGGATCGGCTCTCCCAGGTGGTGATCAACCTCGTGACCAACGCGGTGAAGTACAGCCCCGTGCCCAGCCCCGTGCACATCCAGGTCCGCAAGCGGACCCACCAGGCCTTGATCGAGGTGCACAACGGCGGCGAGCCCATCTCCCCGGCCCTGCTCCCCCTGCTCTTCGAGCCCTTGCAGCGCGGCGGGCAGAGCGTGGACAAGGCGGGCCGGAGCATCGGCCTGGGGCTCTACATCGTGGAGCAGATCGTCCGCGCGCATGGCGGTACGGTCAGCGTCCAATCGACCATCCAGAGTGGCACGACCTTCTCGGTCCACCTGCCCCTCCAGGTTTGA